Genomic DNA from Ruminococcus sp. OA3:
GTATAATTTCACATCATTACTTTCTGCTGTTACAGACGCTTTGATCGCCTTCGCGATTACGGCTCCTCCTGTATAAGTGCCATCTTCTCCAAGTTTCGCGTATACCGGATATTTTAACCCTACTTTTGCCATTATGATTCCTCACTTTCTTCTTCGATTTCACATTCGAAGATAATATGTCGTTTTTTTGTATCGTTTTCAATCTGTTCTGTCACTTCTGGATAAGTAAACCCTGCATCAAACAGCGCCTTCCGGATCCTGCTTTTGATGTTCAAATAGTCTTTATCCAATGGGATAAAAAGATGAATCTGCATATAAGCAACCACACACAGCGGTGCGTTGTCCGCAAAAAGGACTGCCTTATCATCCGCATAATTAAATGTGATATACCGTTTTTCGGTTCCTGTATAAAGATCCGGTTTTACTGGCATTCCAAACGGTTTTAACGCCTGGATGATTCTTGCATGAATGGTCATAACCCCACCTCGCGGTCAAACACTTCCTGTTGTTTTTTTAGTACCTTGGGTTCCGCGGTGTTCACCGCCTTTGTTAGAATTGGTCTTGCCGCCTCTCTTGATGTTCCATATTCCAAGTAAGCCAATTTCTCCATATTCCGGACTCCTTTTGCATCTTTGCCCGTTGGCCGGACAGCTGCATAATATCCATCGTTATGGGCCGTTGCACCGGTAGCCTTTATAGATGCGGCCATTGCGCCGGTATCTTTATACTTCGATACTTCTTTGCGTACTTCCTGCTCAAGGATTGGCATGCTCTCCTCAATCATTTTCGTGGCAATCTCATCAAACCGCCCCAAGTTCTCCAGGTCGCGCATCAAATCATTCATACCATCAATATCAAATCTGGCCATCCGGTCTCCTTTCGCACGATAACTGGATCATCATGCTTTTATCCTTCTGGAACGTACGTTTAATATCGTAAACAGTTCCTGTGGATTCATCCACCAGAAATCCCTCCCCATGATAATTGCAGACCGCGATTTCAATATTCTGGTCAACGGTATACCCCTTCTGGTTGGCCAGAATCAAGTCGTCCCTGGTAGCATCGGTAAAGTTTGCCGGTACGCCGCCCAGGAACTCCCATTGATCTGTATCAAACCCATTTGCGTTAGTAACGGTATGTTTTCCGACCGGAATGCTTACGCTCCCGTTCCACATGGCTCCTCACTTCCTTCCAATGTCAGGCGAAATACCTTTTGACGGTAAAGGTTCAGGTATTTGTACGTATCCGACCTGTCATTCCCCAAGTATGCCTTTACGTACAACGTTATGGCCGTCACTACCCGTGCATCGGCTTTGTCTAGGACCGCTTTAGGCACACCGGATGTTATCATATCCTCTTTACAGTCTTCAATGTAACTTTCAATGTCATCATCATACACCGTAACGGAATCAGCAATGCCGCATCGACTTTTTACCATATCAAACATCTTATCACCTACCCTTGCTGCTGCAGAAATTCTTGAATTATTTCCGCTTTGACAGTCTTCGTAATGCTATAGCCAAGCTCACCGGCCAAAGACTTAATCTGTGCGACAGTCATCGCCTGCAGGTCTTCGGCCGTATAGCTGCTGTCCAGGCTATAGCTGTTTATTCCCCCGCCGGTGTCGTTTCGTCAATGGTCAGCTCGCCATTGACAAATGCTTCCGTGTCCTTCGGCTGGCAGTCCTCGCGCTCAATCGCACGGAATAAGGTTAGGTCTTCTTCAAAAGCGTTCAGCTCACCGATTGCCGCCACGTTGGAGGTCATGATGCTCAGTTGTTTGCGGTCGAAGAACTTAATCCCCTCTTTCAGGTCGCCAATGATAAGCGGGATTTTTCTTTTTCCGGCAGTTGCAGTATCGGACGGCAGATCACTGTTTGGGATTACCACAATCGGCACGATTGTCGCGCCTGCTCTCAGCTGCAGTTTCGCCGGGTCGGACGGATTCGGCTGGAGCATATCACGGCCGTTCTGGTCCTTTAAGGTATCCAGATACTGCAGGCCGTCATCATTGGTCACAATTTTAGAAGTCGATTTAAAGGCAGAGCCCAGGGTCACATTCAGGGCTTTCTTAATATCGTCCAGTCCGGCGATCACTGTCTTTGTCTTCTGTCCGATAACGCCAAGGATGATCTTGTTCCTGGTTACCCTGGATTCATCCCCGATCCAGCTGATCAGCGTGCCGGTAACGTTGGCATCGGAATCATCAAGCAGTTCGTTGGTCACCGGAAAATATCCGGCGTATTTGTCGATCTCATAACTCATACGCTCAAACTGCGGTGTCGCTTTCGCCCCGATCTTCCCGCCCTCTCCGACTTTGGTAAATCCGGTCTGCTGAGAGCGTTTCTTGAATGTCCTGGAGCCTTTATTTGTCGTTACCGATTCTACATCCACCAGGTCAATCAAAGATGCTTTGCTTTCACGGTATTCATTGATCTTTGTCTGGATATCCTCCGGCACCGTATAGCCACCGTCAGCTGGTGCACCCTCACTCATAGAGTTCGTAACCCGAAATCCGGCTCTCGCAGCATCGGCAAACTCTTTGACCGCGTCTTTTTTCTGTACCGGCGTTGCCGTCCCGTCATTGATTTTCTGCTGCATTCCTTCCAGTGCCTGGTCTTCCAGGTCTTTCAGTAAATCAAATCTATCCTGCAGGTTTTTCAGTTCCTCTTTGGCAGTTTTTGCCTCATCCAGTTTGTCTTCTGCAGCCAGCTGCTGCACCTGCTGCTTCTTCTGGTTGATGCTGTCGAGCAGTTTTAACAATTCTTTGTTCATCTTTCTTCTCCTTTTTGATGTAATAAAAAAGACTTAAACCCCGTAAAGGTCTAAATCTTTCAGTAACTCTTGTTTTAATGTTTCTTTTTCTTCCAGTGCCTGCTTTTCTGCAAGTACTTTCTGCCGGATTTCATCCGTTAAGCGAATGCCATAAATGCCATTGGTATACTGTGGCTGGTCTGTCATGATTTCATCCACAAAACCGTATTCCAGGCACTGGTTCGCTGTCAACCAGGTCTCCCGATCCATCAACTTTAAAATTTCATCTAGTGGTTTTCCGGATTTTGCCGTATAGGCGCTTGCCATCGCAGCGTTCATCTGTTTTAAAATTTCTGCGTTTTTCTGCATATCGTGATAATCCCCGGACGCTCCGCTTATGGATACGTTATGGATCATCACTATTCCGACCGGACTGATCTTCGATTTCCCCGCCATCGCGATAACACCGGCTGCGCTTCCGGCAATGCTCTGGATCTCGATCTGTACATTCGAATGCTTTCGAAGCTCCGAATAGATTTCCTGACCCGCCATGACCGAGCCACCCCCTGAGTTTACAATAACCTCCAGCGTCTCCTCCGGCTGTGTTTCATCAATAACGCGTTTTACATCGTTTGGGCAGGTGGATTCCCAGTCAAGCCAGTCGTAGATCCATTTATCGTCATTAGAGACAATATCTCCCTTGATATCAACCTTCGCCATTTTCTTCACCTCCCTACTTCTCGTATTGTTTTCCAATCATGGTAATCGGGATATAATTTCCGTTTGCGGTTAATTCATCCCCACCTTCCTTACTCGGCAGATCAAGATAACTTCTCGCTTCGTTTCTGCTGTAAATTCCATCCTGCACGGCTCCGCGCAGAACTTCCATCTGTGATTTTGCGTCAGTTCTAAGAATTGCCTTTTCGTTGAACTTATAGAAATATCCGTCACTAATCTCTTGATCAGATTGCGCTTTCGCGTTGATCTCTTCTTCGTAGATCTTAAGCCGGTAAGACATCGTATCCACCAGAAAAGACAGCTGCTGCATCTCACTGTTCGCATAACTGGACTTTTCATAGTTGTTGATCTGGTTCGGTTTGATACCGAGTGCCCCGGCGATCTGTAATGCGGAATATTTCTTTAGTTCAAAAAACTGCGCATCAGTCAGGTTCATTTTCAAGGGCGTCAAAGTAAGACCGACCGGAACCGGTATAACTTTCCCTGCATTCTTCGGTCCGGAAAGTGCATCTGCAAACTTCTTCTGCAGCGCTTTGCGCTTTACTTCCTCCAGGTCTCCTGTGTACTGCATGGCCATACTCGCTGTCAGCCCTTGTTTGTAGAGCTTATTCATAAAGCTTTGGCTTTCCGCAGCACCATCTATCGTTTCTTCCAGAATTGCCCGCACCGGTTTCCCCATGATCCCATCAAAGCTGTCCCATGTCTTGAAATGCATGACCTCGTCGCTCTTGAATAGGTACTGTTGCCCGGTCTTTGGGTCATTATACCGATAGTACAGTTTCCCTTTTCCACCAAATATTCCGGCGTCGTCCATGAAAACATCCACATAATTGCTCTGCATCGGCCAGATATCAAGCGGAACATAGTCTCCGCCGTATGCACCGTGTCGGTTGTATACGCGCCGGATCCAAAGATACCCATTTCCGTAATGCTGACAGTTCATTTCCGTAGTGCTCCACAGAGTCGTCGGTGTCATGATCTCGTTCGGGCGAACCGTCAAAAGGCTTGTCATGGGTGTCGGGTCTGCCCGGATCCTCCCCTGTTCTGTGCTCTGATAATATTTCAGCGGCAGCTTCCCCATTGTTTCGCTGAGCATCTTTAAGCAGGTATAATACGTGACCTCGCTTAAGATATTCTTTTTCACACCGGAAATCCCCAGCCACTCCAGCAGTTCCTGCTCATTTAAGTCTGCTACCGGCCGCGTTAAGGCACTGACCGCGTTTTTAATTCGTGTTGTTATCTTCATCGTCACCAGTCACTTTCTAAAAATTCATCAATTGCTTCCAGATAGCTGGATGTGAATTCATGGTACAGCGCCAGCTTAAAGGCGCACAATACGGCATCCACCGGGTCGATCCGTCTTGCAGTCGCATCTTTATCGATCTTGATTAGTCCCTGATTCTGCCGGATCACCGCATTGCTCATGGCAAAATTAAGCACCGGGTTATAGGTATACAGTACGTTCCTGCTGTAGACCTGTTCCCGGAATCCCTGCGTTGATTCATTCAGGGATTTATGACTCTGAAAAACCTCCTCCACCACGTATCCCTCATCTGACAGGTCCATCATCAGCTTGCTGGCGTTCGCCGGGTCAAAGCACATGCATTCAATCTGCCAGTCCTGCGCGTTGCAGGTCTGCAGCACATATTGCATGACTGCATTCTGGTCAACGATCGGCGTATTGGTCACTGTAAGGAATCCCATCCGCTCCCAGGCATCGTAGTCTACTTTGTCTTTTGCTTTCCGTTCGGCCAGCTTTTCCCGGTTCGGGATGAAAGAGTGTGAATACACGATGTATTTCACGATCTCTTTCCCGGTCTGGTCAAATTCTCCGGATAAAAACGGGATGATAAACGCTGCCGACGTTAGGTCGATCTTAGCTGACATATCGAAACCTACATAGACGCTCATTCCTTTGGTGTTGATCGGGATTTTATCCACCTGGCAGGCTTTCCATTTCGCCATATCCATGTAGCCGTTTTCCTTTGCCTGTACCCAGATGTTCATGCACTTTGTAAGAAATGACGTCATATGCTCCGGAATCTCTTTTGCGATCTGGTATTCGCCGCGGATCTTATCGACACCCTCCGGGTATGACATCCGTATGGGATTTGCTTTTATCCAGTTTTTTTCATTTGCCAGCTTGTCAATGGGTTCATAATCTTCCGGATCCAGCTCGAGGATATCAATCATGTACTCGTCGTTCTCTACATCCGTATTCGGATCAAGAACCTTGGAACAATACGTATACTCTGTCACATAGCAGGGATAGGTCAAGTCTTTCCCTGCCGTCGTGATGATCATCAGCAGGTATTCCTTCGTGTTGGAGCCCAGCCCCAGATCATAAAATTCTGTCGTTGGATGCTGGTGGTACTCATCGATCACGAGTACGGCCGGGTTGGTCCCGTCCCCTTTTCTCCCGTCCTCTGCACTAAGTGCTTTCATGTAGCTCCCTGTCTTGATGTGGATAATGGCATCCCGGGTAATCTTGAATTTTGTCCGCAACGGAGATCCTTTCAGCATCAGTCCCGCTTCGTTGAATACAATCTTCGACTGGTCACGTTTCACACCTGCGGTGTAGATCTCATACATCTCCTGATTTTTTGTGGACATAACAGAAAGCTCATAAAGTGCAACACCTGCCTCCTCCTGGCTTTTGGCGTTCTTACGAGCTACCTCTGTGAATGATTTTTTAAACCGCTTATACCCTGTCTTTTTATGTTTCCACCCGTAGATCTGGCATAAACGGAACTTTTGCCACAGTGTCAGGTGGATGGGTTGCCCTGACAGGACTCCCTTCGAGTGCCTGAGAAGCGCAAACCAATCCACGATATTTTGCGCCGCCTCCTCATTCCAGGAGTACGGGAATTCCTCGTTTCCCATCTGCTCCACGTCACGTAACAACCGCATGCAGGCCCACTTGTGTTTCTTATTGCTGATGATCTTCCCGTCAATGCAGTCCTTGGCATATGAGATCAGCTCCATCAGTATCGACATCTTAGATCTCTCCAAACTTCATCCGTACCCTGTCTTCCGTTGTATTTATTTTGACCGCTGCTGCTTTCAGCCGCGCATCGATCGTCAGCCCGCAAAGAGCGGCGAACCGGCGCATTTCTTCTGCGTAGCTGCGCTGGATATCAACCATCGGGTTCTTTACAACAATTATGCCGGTGCGAGTCTCACGATCAATATAAAATGCCTGATCCTTCAGGATATCTGTTGCTTTCACATAATTTGCGAAGGCATTGCAATACCCTCCCAAGTTGTTCCGATCCAGATTCCCAATCAGGCTGATCTTTTCCAACTCCTTTACAACCCGGCGCCATTCTTTCTTTGCAACGTCATCAATCAGCCAGATTGGAGGGCGTTTCAGCTGATTTTTGTCAGTCATAACGCTTTCTTCTTCCATTCTGCGTTTTTGCCCGTTTACAACGGTCAGATTCCCTTTTTGCATTTCAATTGGCTTTCTCGGCCTTGGCATATCAGCCCCTCCTTTCCAACTTTTTTGTCATTTTTAGAATTTTGCGTAAGGTGTGGAGGACGTGCGGTCGGGAGGGTTTTTCTGAAAACTTTTTAACCCGCCCCTACCCTTCGCTTGCTTTCAATTTTCCCCGATATTCCCGAAGCATTTCCTGCAACTGATTCACGGTTTTGTCCTTATCCTGCTTGTACATCTGTTCGATCATACTGTGCGTATCATGATGCAGGCTCATCAGGTTGTCAACATCATTTCTCTTCTCCCAGTTATCCTTCAGGGGGATAATGTGATGCACGGTATCCGCTGCCATGATCTTCCCAGAAGTCATATACAGGTATACGTCAATTCCTTCGTCAGCTTCAAGACCTGCCGCTCTTGCATGCTCCCACTCTTTGCTGTCATAGAATTGTTTTGTCCTACGATCTCTGGATAATCTGTCATACTCTTTATGACGCTGTGTATGACAGCTGCACCTGCTTCCGCTTGGTATCCTCTTACCACACCTGCTACAGCGTTTGAACATCGGCATGCCGACCGCCTCGCTTTCTGCAATCAAAA
This window encodes:
- a CDS encoding phage portal protein; translation: MKITTRIKNAVSALTRPVADLNEQELLEWLGISGVKKNILSEVTYYTCLKMLSETMGKLPLKYYQSTEQGRIRADPTPMTSLLTVRPNEIMTPTTLWSTTEMNCQHYGNGYLWIRRVYNRHGAYGGDYVPLDIWPMQSNYVDVFMDDAGIFGGKGKLYYRYNDPKTGQQYLFKSDEVMHFKTWDSFDGIMGKPVRAILEETIDGAAESQSFMNKLYKQGLTASMAMQYTGDLEEVKRKALQKKFADALSGPKNAGKVIPVPVGLTLTPLKMNLTDAQFFELKKYSALQIAGALGIKPNQINNYEKSSYANSEMQQLSFLVDTMSYRLKIYEEEINAKAQSDQEISDGYFYKFNEKAILRTDAKSQMEVLRGAVQDGIYSRNEARSYLDLPSKEGGDELTANGNYIPITMIGKQYEK
- a CDS encoding terminase TerL endonuclease subunit → MSILMELISYAKDCIDGKIISNKKHKWACMRLLRDVEQMGNEEFPYSWNEEAAQNIVDWFALLRHSKGVLSGQPIHLTLWQKFRLCQIYGWKHKKTGYKRFKKSFTEVARKNAKSQEEAGVALYELSVMSTKNQEMYEIYTAGVKRDQSKIVFNEAGLMLKGSPLRTKFKITRDAIIHIKTGSYMKALSAEDGRKGDGTNPAVLVIDEYHQHPTTEFYDLGLGSNTKEYLLMIITTAGKDLTYPCYVTEYTYCSKVLDPNTDVENDEYMIDILELDPEDYEPIDKLANEKNWIKANPIRMSYPEGVDKIRGEYQIAKEIPEHMTSFLTKCMNIWVQAKENGYMDMAKWKACQVDKIPINTKGMSVYVGFDMSAKIDLTSAAFIIPFLSGEFDQTGKEIVKYIVYSHSFIPNREKLAERKAKDKVDYDAWERMGFLTVTNTPIVDQNAVMQYVLQTCNAQDWQIECMCFDPANASKLMMDLSDEGYVVEEVFQSHKSLNESTQGFREQVYSRNVLYTYNPVLNFAMSNAVIRQNQGLIKIDKDATARRIDPVDAVLCAFKLALYHEFTSSYLEAIDEFLESDW
- a CDS encoding phage terminase small subunit P27 family, which translates into the protein MPRPRKPIEMQKGNLTVVNGQKRRMEEESVMTDKNQLKRPPIWLIDDVAKKEWRRVVKELEKISLIGNLDRNNLGGYCNAFANYVKATDILKDQAFYIDRETRTGIIVVKNPMVDIQRSYAEEMRRFAALCGLTIDARLKAAAVKINTTEDRVRMKFGEI
- a CDS encoding phage major capsid protein; protein product: MNKELLKLLDSINQKKQQVQQLAAEDKLDEAKTAKEELKNLQDRFDLLKDLEDQALEGMQQKINDGTATPVQKKDAVKEFADAARAGFRVTNSMSEGAPADGGYTVPEDIQTKINEYRESKASLIDLVDVESVTTNKGSRTFKKRSQQTGFTKVGEGGKIGAKATPQFERMSYEIDKYAGYFPVTNELLDDSDANVTGTLISWIGDESRVTRNKIILGVIGQKTKTVIAGLDDIKKALNVTLGSAFKSTSKIVTNDDGLQYLDTLKDQNGRDMLQPNPSDPAKLQLRAGATIVPIVVIPNSDLPSDTATAGKRKIPLIIGDLKEGIKFFDRKQLSIMTSNVAAIGELNAFEEDLTLFRAIEREDCQPKDTEAFVNGELTIDETTPAGE
- a CDS encoding phage tail protein, whose product is MTIHARIIQALKPFGMPVKPDLYTGTEKRYITFNYADDKAVLFADNAPLCVVAYMQIHLFIPLDKDYLNIKSRIRKALFDAGFTYPEVTEQIENDTKKRHIIFECEIEEESEES
- a CDS encoding HK97-gp10 family putative phage morphogenesis protein, producing the protein MARFDIDGMNDLMRDLENLGRFDEIATKMIEESMPILEQEVRKEVSKYKDTGAMAASIKATGATAHNDGYYAAVRPTGKDAKGVRNMEKLAYLEYGTSREAARPILTKAVNTAEPKVLKKQQEVFDREVGL
- a CDS encoding head maturation protease, ClpP-related, translating into MAKVDIKGDIVSNDDKWIYDWLDWESTCPNDVKRVIDETQPEETLEVIVNSGGGSVMAGQEIYSELRKHSNVQIEIQSIAGSAAGVIAMAGKSKISPVGIVMIHNVSISGASGDYHDMQKNAEILKQMNAAMASAYTAKSGKPLDEILKLMDRETWLTANQCLEYGFVDEIMTDQPQYTNGIYGIRLTDEIRQKVLAEKQALEEKETLKQELLKDLDLYGV
- a CDS encoding HNH endonuclease; this translates as MPMFKRCSRCGKRIPSGSRCSCHTQRHKEYDRLSRDRRTKQFYDSKEWEHARAAGLEADEGIDVYLYMTSGKIMAADTVHHIIPLKDNWEKRNDVDNLMSLHHDTHSMIEQMYKQDKDKTVNQLQEMLREYRGKLKASEG